In Flavobacterium piscisymbiosum, the sequence CTCCAAGATGGACCAAACTTTTTGACGGAGATAAAACAGGTGTAGCAGTAAACGTAACTGCGCCAGTAATTGTAACTAATGAAGATAAATCATATAAACATACAAGAGGTTCTGCTACTGTGTTAAGTTTAGATTTAAAAAATATCCTGATTTCTGCTGCAAAACAATACGAGATTCCGTTAACTCCTGAAGAAGAAGCTTTAGGACATCATATTTTCCGTTTAGATGCACCAACTCTAAACAAAGCCGGAAACAAATTAATCATCGGAACATGGATGCGTAAAACAAATACTGCTACCGGAGCAAACGAAACTGAATTTGAGCGTTTAGGTTCTAAATCACTTGTGGTGGATTATCCGTCATTATTAAACCCTAAAATTATTACTTCTACAGTTGGTTTTGGAGACACAAGCGGATACCGTAGTTTTAATAGTTTTGTGGCTAACGATGGTAATATTTACCAAGCTACTCAAAGAGATACAAAAAACGGTTCTTATATCTTAAAAATCAACCAAAGCAACGAATATGACAACTCTTACGTATTTAGTTTAGATACTGCTCTTGGCGTAAAAGGATCATACATTGATGCATGGAGATACGTAGGAAACGGAATTGCTTTTGCAGTTTATACTCATGATGGTGCTAACAATCAAGGGTTTGTTGCAAGAATCGATCTTAACGCAAAAACAGCTAAAAAAGTAGAAGGTATTGCTTACGATGCTGATTTAGATTTTGGTCAATATCAAGGTTTTGTAGTTGATGGTAATGATTTATATGTAGCTGTAACACCAGTTGGTAAAGACGGTAACATTTATATCATTGATGCTGTAACAGGCACTGTAACAAAAGGAGCTAAATTGGTAAACAAAGCAGGAAACCATTATATTGGTGTATTCTAAAAATAACAATAGCAGAAATGCAATTGCAACAATGCTATTACTTGAGTTTTTTTTTAATTAGAACATTCCGCTTCAGATTTTTGGAGCGGAATGTTTGTTTACTAGTGATTCTTGAGGGATAAATTAACCGCGAAGAACGCAAATGTTTTACTTTATATTATACTGATAAACAAAAAGTTCGCAAAGCTTTCTATTGATACAGCGTTGCGAACTTTGTCTTTTTTATAAACCCCCATAGATTGATAAACTTTGCGTTCTATGCGGTAAAATTATGCTCAAAGAAAAGCAACCTTTACAAATTAAGTATCACAAGTAATAAAATCCCAATCCTGCTCCATATAATTAATCAGCCAGTTTAAGGCATATTGTCTTTCGTAAACGATACCCGGATTAATTCCTTCGATTTCCCTGCCATTGATTCTCTCATCAACGCAAGCCCAATTGAATCTGTAATACAAATCATTGGCATCCAAAATTTCACTTTTAGATCGTATTGCAACAATCGAATCAATAAAAATATTGGGGTCTTTGTCCTGACCCACAGGGTAATTATCAGGATCAATGTTTTCCAGATCACAAAATTCATCCGGAAAATCCAGTGTTTCTATTTTATTCAAAGCCCACATCAAAACCCATATTCCTTCACATTTCCAGCTTTCGTTTGCTTTTTTATCATCGGTTGGGTTGGTCAGAAATTCTTTCTCATTCTCAGTCGTAAAATCCCAAAGATTATAATTTTGAAGATATTCTGTCGCTTCTTCGGGAGAAATGCTACTAAACGCCACTAAATTGACGACAGCCAAAGCACTCACTCTTTGCGCAATTTCTTTTGGAGTTCTTAAAGTAGTTTCTGCTTCAGATTCAATACAAGGCAAATTTCTGTTGATTTTGATATCATATTCTTTCAGAATTTTTTCGTTATTTTCTTTTCTTTGCAACTGATCTTCTGTCAACTCATTCTGATCTGCATCAAAATAAACCGAATTAATTCTGACATCTAATGCATCAATTTCGCAATTTCCTTCGGTATCAATAATCAAATCTAAATTTTTATCCAGAAAATGTTGTCCGCTCGATTTACTAATAACCGCATCAGGCTCAACAAACAAAATCGCATCAAGTTCGTTGGCGATATTTGCTATTATGGTTTTCAAATTGGCTAATTCTCCCTCTTCCTGAATAATGGTAAATTCAGAATTTAAAGTTTCTATTTTGCGCAAAAATAACTCTTTTACTTTTTCGTTTGCAGTTGGCAATCCATATACAAAACCATAAAGTCCTTTTAAGTTCGCTGTTAGCGCAGAATCATCAATTTCAGGAATTTGATAAGAAGGCTCGGCTCTTTCGCGATATAAGATTTTTATTTTTTGAGAAGAATTTCCATCTATAATTTCCAATTCTATGATATCAGATTCCTCCTCTTTATCAATTAAAACATTTCCTTTCGGAAAATGAGAAACGATTATTTCTTTAATATTATCAAACCCGGATTGGTGTGAGTAAATAGTACAAATCATGCTATTATTTCTATTTGTGATTAAATATTCAGGCATATAAAATTGGTATATTTAGGCTAATATAGGTTTATTTTACTACAAAATGCAAACGTAATCAGAATGAAATTTATTGCGTTACAAAAAAATGTTTCACGCAGATTTAATATGGATTTAAGCAGATAATGCAGATTTATTTTGCGAAAAAATATCAAATTTTAATTTGCTGAAATCTGTAAAAATGGGCGTGAAATATTTTTAATTGGCTTTCGCCGAAATTCACTTCTTTATCTCTAAAATTAAAAATAGAATAAATCTTAAATTCTAAAAATGTATCCCGTACTTTCCTGATACCTTTAAAATAAACCGATGAATCAGACTTTCTTAACGAATCTCTTTTATTTTGTGGCTAAGATCAATTTTAATCTCTTTTCTAAATATTTTTTAATAGATTTGTGTAATCGATTACATTTACATATATTTATCGATCGAAGTTCTTTTTTTCTGAATCAGCAAAAAAACAAGGATCAATAAATACATTTAGCAAAAAAGTCTCTCTATTAAGACTGAAATTTTTTAACCATAATACAATTAGAATGAAAACTAACCCAATTAACTTTTTACGTATTGCTCTGGCAGTTATAATAACAAGTTGTGTGCAAAACAGTATTGCTCAAAATTCAAAGTCTTATGATACTTATAAGAATATTGAATTTAAAATGGCTAAAGTCAAAGAACCTGTAATTCCAAAAAACAGCGTAAACCTTAAAGATTTTGGTGCTGTAAATGGCGGTTATGTTTTAAATACAAAGGCTTTCGCCGATGCAATAAACGCGGTTTTAAAAAAAGGAGGCGGAAAAGTGATCATTCCTCCCGGAATCTGGCTTACAGGTCCAATTTTATTAAAAAGCAATCTTGAACTTCATGCAGAAACTGGTGCATTAATCATTTTCTCGCCAGATAAAAGTTTATATCCCCTTATAGAAACCAGCTTTGAAGGATTGAATACCTGGAGATGTATCTCTCCTATTTATGGTAAAAACCTTGAGAACATTGCTTTTACCGGTAATGGTGTCTGGGACGGATCAGGAGAAGTTTGGAGACAAGTAAAAAAGAGCAAACTAACGGATAGCCAATGGAAAAAAGTGATTGCTTCGGGCGGAGTTTTAAATAAAGAGAAAACCAGCTGGTATCCGTCAGAAACTTTTATGAATGCTTCTAAAGGCGCTGATCAAAACGTACGTCTGGATTTAAAAACCAAAGAAGAGTTCGAAACCATTCATGATTTTTTACGACCTGTAATGGTAAGCATTCAAAACAGTAAAAGAGTATTATTTGATGGTCCGGTATTTCAAAATTCGCCGGCCTGGAACATTCACCCTTTGATGGTCGAAGATTTAATTGTACGTAACGTAACGGTTCGTAATCCGTGGTATTCTCAAAACGGAGATGGTCTTGATGTAGAATCCTGCAAAAATGTAATCATCGAAAACTCTAGTTTTGATGTGGGTGATGATGCTATTTGTATTAAATCAGGAAAAGACAAAGACGGTCGTGATCGCGGCGTTCCTTGCGAAAACATTATCATAAAAAATAATATTGTATATCACGGACACGGTGGCGTAACTGTTGGAAGTGAAATGTCAAGCGGTGTAAAAAACATGCACGTATCTAATTGTACCTTTATGGGAACTGATGTTGGATTACGTTTTAAAAGTAATCGCGGACGTGGCGGTGTAGTCGAAAATATTTTTATTTCGGATATTTTCATGACTAATATTCCTTCGCAGGCAATTTCGTTTAATTTATATTATGGCGGAAAATCGATCGAAGAAACGCTTGCTGAAGGCGGTAATACATTAAGTTCTAAAGCAATGCCGGTGAACGAAGAAACACCTCAGTTCAAGAATATTTCCATCAAAAATGTAACGATAAAAGGAGCTCAACAAGCTGTATTTTTACAAGGTTTACCTGAAATGAATCTGGAAAATATCGAAATTTCTAATCTGACAGGAAATGCCAAAAAAGGCTTTTCTATCATCGATGCCAACGGAATTAAAATAAGCAATGCGAAACTAGACATAGAAGAAACCACTGTTTTTGAAATTTACAATACTAAAAATATGTCCCTTAAAAATGTAGAATTCAATTCTACTTCTCCTAAAGCGATTACAGTTAACGGAGAAAACAGCCAGAATATAGAATTTGTTTCATCGGCTAATTTTAACCTAAGCAATAAAACAACTGTTGGAGAAACTGTTCCCAAAGGAGCCGTAAAATTCTAAATTAAAAGTAATTCATAAAAAAGGGTTGAATCCAGATACATTTTGATTCAACCCTTTTTTATATCCTCTTCATTCTTTCCTCTTTATTCTTTCCTCTTTATTCTATCCTCTTTATTCTATCCTCTTTCCTCTTTCCTCTTTCCTCTCAAAAAAAACTAAAACTCCAAAACCGGCTTTTTCATATCATGATACAAAAGCACTTTCCAGCTTTGTTCTCTAGCTTCCTGTTTTCATTTTTTTCTAGATTGCATGGCACGTTTACCATCATAATCTGTTTTGTAAGCTACATGCATTTTTAGATACGCTTCTTGTGGCAAATCATCTGCTCCGTAAAAGGTGATCTCGTTATTTTCCTTAATCCAGAAAACCTGATGAAATGGCGAATGTCCGCCTGAAACTTCATAGAAAATTTCATTTGTGATTTGTCCCTTATCATCGTTAAGAAACTCAACATTAGGAAACGATTTAAACAGATTGAGGATGTCAAGATTATAAGAAGGATGTTGTTGCGCTAAAGCAAAATCTAATTCTCGTTCCTGCATATAAATCGTTGCATTTGGAAAATTTTGAATGAAGTTTTCTCCCTCAAAAAAACCAATTCCCTCGATATGATCTTTATGAAAATGCGAAATCAGAACTTTTGTAATTTCTTCCGGTGCTATATTGTGAGTTTGCAGTAAATGATGAATAAAAGGTTTTCCGTTTTTGTTAATTCCTAAACCTAAATCTAAAAGTATATAATCATTTTGAGTAATGATCAAAAAAGGCTGAATCGCCATTTTAAGCCCTGAATCTAAAGGAAATTCATTGATGAGTTTAAATTCTTTTTCGCTGCTTACAACATAATTTCCTTCTTGTAGTGGTATTATTTTCATTTTACTCGTTCATTATTTTTACAAAGGTCTAAAGAATTTCTATATTTGTAAAACGTTATTTTTCGATAGCATCAATCGATAAAACCGATTTAAAAAATGGAACTCAGACAACTTAAATATTTCCTTAAAGCCAAAGAATTACTCAACTTTACTGAGGCTGCAAATGCTTTAAACATTAGCCAGAGTACTTTATCGCAACAGATTAAACAACTGGAAGATGAATTGCAGATTCCGCTTTTTAACCGAATTGGCAAGCGGATTACCTTAACCGAAGCTGGAGAATTATTCTCAGGTTTTGCCTTGCAAAGTATTAGCAAAGCCAATGAAGGGTTGGCATTATTAAAAGACTTAAACAATCTGAACACCGGAAAAATTGCAATTGGTGTTACTTATGCCCTGCGCGATATATTAACCCAAGGTGTAATTGAATTTGCAAATCAATATCCTGAAATAGAATTCAAAATTGTTTTTGGAACTTCTAAGGAATTGCTAGAAAAACTAAATCACTTTGAACTGGATGTCATTCTGACTTTCGAAGAAATCATTACCGAAAATCATTTTAATTACCAGATCCTTTTTACATCACCTATGACTCTGGTAACTTCGACAGCATCTAACTTAAAAAACAAAAAATCGATATCATTAAAAGAAATAAGCAAATTGTCGCTTGCACTTCCCTCAAAAGGATACAGTACAACACAATTTATCAGTGAAGCTTTTGATAAAAACAATCTGCATCCAAAAGTTACTATCGAAATAAACGATATTCCCACATTATTAGAACTTGTAAAAAGTGCTAATTGGTACACCATTCTTACTCAAACTACTATTAAAAATGAAAAAGGGATTTCGTGTATTCCGATCGAAGGAAAAAATATGACGCGTAACGCCATGATTATTTCGATAAAGGAAGTATATGAAAAGAAAGCGGTGAAGGTATTTTTGTCCATTTTGAAATCGCTGGTATAAAAGCAAAAAAAGCCTTCAGGACAAAATGTCTCAAAGGCTTTTTTACTAACAATAATTAACTAACAATTACGGTTTAAGCTCAGTAAATTTTGAATCTAATTCAAAAGATTTCTTTACTTTTTCTACTGTAATTTCTTTTGCAACTGAAAATTCAACTGATTTTTTAATATCTAAAGAAGAAGCTCCAACAAAAACTTTATAAGTTCCTGCTTCTGCAATCCAGGCGCTTTTGCTTTCTAAAAATGAAGCCAGGTCTTTTGGCGATAAAGTCAATTGTAATGTTTGGCTTTCTCCCGGTTTTAATTCTTTGGTTTTACCAAAAGCTTTTAATTCTTCTTTTGGTTTATCAATAGATTTTGATGGTGCAGAAAGGTAAACCTGAACAACTTCTTTTCCTGCTACTTTCCCTGTATTTTTAACGGTAACAGAAACGGTTAATTTATCTTTAAAAGTTGGTGAACTCAATTTTACATTAGTGTAATCGAAAGTCGTGTATGAGCTACCAAAACCAAATTCGTAAGATGGTTTTATGTTGAAAGTATTAAAATAACGGTATCCTACATAAACGCCTTCTTCATAAGTCACCTCTTTTGGATTCTCAGCAGGAAGTCCCGGAAAGTTTTTCGCAGATGGTGTATCAGAATATTTCGCAGGGAAAGTCATCGTCAGTTTTCCAGATGGATTTATTTTTCCTGAAACTACGTCAGCAACAGAATGTCCGCCTTCCTGACCTGGCTGCCATGCCAGTAAAATAGCATCTACTTTATCTTTCCATGAAGCTGTTTCGATTACACCGCCAATATTCAAAATAACCACTACTTTTTTTCCTTTTGCATGAAAAGCTTTTGAAATTTTATCTAGCATTTCAATCTCTTCATTGGCCATATTAAAGTCATTATCAACCACTCTGTCTCCTCCTTCTCCAGAATTTCTTCCTAGGGTTACAAACGCAATTTCACAACTAGCCGCTTTTTTAGCCATAAAAGCATCATCCATTTTCATTTCAGGAAGTCTTTCCGGCAAAGCCAAAATACCTCTTGCTTTTCTTCTTTCTTTTTCAGCAATAACTTCTTTTTCAGCGTGCGGTTTATACAAGTCAACTAGTTCTTTATCTAATTTGTAACCTGCAGCAGTCAAACCTTCTAAAAGAGAAACGGTGTGCTTATTATTCACACTTCCGCTTCCTGTTCCGCCTGTAATCCATGCATAAGAAGTTACCCCAAATACCGCAACCTCTTTTTGCTTGTCAGCAAAAGGCAATGCATTATTCGTGTTTTTTAGCAAAACCATTCCTTCTGCAGCAGCATTTCTGGTTACTTCAGCATTTTTAGCTAAATTAGGTTTATCACTGTATTTATATTTTGCAAAAGTTGGCGTACGAAAAATATATTCTAAAATTCTTTTCGCATTTGTATTCGCCACTTCCTGAGATAATTTACCCGAATTTAAAGCTTCTAAAAGTGCTTTTTTCTGAACCGGAATTCCAGGCATTAATAAATCATTTCCCGCAATCATTTGTTTAACAACATCAGAGTTTGAACCTTTTGAAATCGATTCGAAACCCGGAAAACCACCAAGCCAGTCCGTCATTACAATTCCTTTAAAACCCCATTCGTTTCTTAAAACTTCGGTTAGCAAATCTTTTCTGTCAGAAGTATATTCGCCATTCAGTTTGTTGTAAGACGACATTACAGTCCACGGTTGAGATTCTTTTACCGTGATTTCAAAACCTTTCAGATAAATTTCTCTAATCGCTCTTTCAGAAACGTGCGCATTAATTGTTAAACGATTGGTTTCTTCATTATTCACAGCAAAGTGTTTGATCGAAGTTCCCACACCTTGCGACTGAATTCCATTTACAATTGCCGCTGCTGTTTTCCCTGAAATCAACGGATCTTCAGAATAATATTCGAAGTTTCTTCCGTTCAAAGGATTTCTGTGAATGTTCAAAGCAGGAGCTAATAAAACATCAACGCCATATTCTTTTACCTCATTACCCATTGCTTTTCCCACTTCTTCTAAAAGTGCTTTATTCCAGGTCGAAGCCAAAGCTGTACCTACCGGAAATGCCGTTGCATAATAGGTTTTTGTATCATTTTCTCTCGTTGAAGCAATTCTTAAACCTGCAGGACCATCGGCTACAACCGTTGCAGGAATTCCAAATCGTTCGAAAGCAGCAGTTCCGCCCGCAGCTCCGGGAACCAAACCTTGTTTAGAATCTCCAACAGGACCAGTCAGAACTTCGATACCCGGCATTCCGGTTCCGATAAGCAATTCTACTTTTTCTGCATTGGTCATTTGTTTGATGATTGCATCAATTCTTTGATCATTAGAAAGACGCGTATCTTCCCAAATATCTAATTTTCCGTTTCTGTTTAAATCGAAAAATTTAAATCCTTTGACGGTTAAAACCGGAGGATTCGTTTCATCTTTAGGAGTATTCCAGGACAAATTAGAAAGCACTAATGCTGTCAAAA encodes:
- a CDS encoding DUF4272 domain-containing protein, translating into MPEYLITNRNNSMICTIYSHQSGFDNIKEIIVSHFPKGNVLIDKEEESDIIELEIIDGNSSQKIKILYRERAEPSYQIPEIDDSALTANLKGLYGFVYGLPTANEKVKELFLRKIETLNSEFTIIQEEGELANLKTIIANIANELDAILFVEPDAVISKSSGQHFLDKNLDLIIDTEGNCEIDALDVRINSVYFDADQNELTEDQLQRKENNEKILKEYDIKINRNLPCIESEAETTLRTPKEIAQRVSALAVVNLVAFSSISPEEATEYLQNYNLWDFTTENEKEFLTNPTDDKKANESWKCEGIWVLMWALNKIETLDFPDEFCDLENIDPDNYPVGQDKDPNIFIDSIVAIRSKSEILDANDLYYRFNWACVDERINGREIEGINPGIVYERQYALNWLINYMEQDWDFITCDT
- a CDS encoding glycoside hydrolase family 28 protein, which gives rise to MKTNPINFLRIALAVIITSCVQNSIAQNSKSYDTYKNIEFKMAKVKEPVIPKNSVNLKDFGAVNGGYVLNTKAFADAINAVLKKGGGKVIIPPGIWLTGPILLKSNLELHAETGALIIFSPDKSLYPLIETSFEGLNTWRCISPIYGKNLENIAFTGNGVWDGSGEVWRQVKKSKLTDSQWKKVIASGGVLNKEKTSWYPSETFMNASKGADQNVRLDLKTKEEFETIHDFLRPVMVSIQNSKRVLFDGPVFQNSPAWNIHPLMVEDLIVRNVTVRNPWYSQNGDGLDVESCKNVIIENSSFDVGDDAICIKSGKDKDGRDRGVPCENIIIKNNIVYHGHGGVTVGSEMSSGVKNMHVSNCTFMGTDVGLRFKSNRGRGGVVENIFISDIFMTNIPSQAISFNLYYGGKSIEETLAEGGNTLSSKAMPVNEETPQFKNISIKNVTIKGAQQAVFLQGLPEMNLENIEISNLTGNAKKGFSIIDANGIKISNAKLDIEETTVFEIYNTKNMSLKNVEFNSTSPKAITVNGENSQNIEFVSSANFNLSNKTTVGETVPKGAVKF
- a CDS encoding MBL fold metallo-hydrolase — its product is MKIIPLQEGNYVVSSEKEFKLINEFPLDSGLKMAIQPFLIITQNDYILLDLGLGINKNGKPFIHHLLQTHNIAPEEITKVLISHFHKDHIEGIGFFEGENFIQNFPNATIYMQERELDFALAQQHPSYNLDILNLFKSFPNVEFLNDDKGQITNEIFYEVSGGHSPFHQVFWIKENNEITFYGADDLPQEAYLKMHVAYKTDYDGKRAMQSRKK
- a CDS encoding LysR family transcriptional regulator, with the translated sequence MELRQLKYFLKAKELLNFTEAANALNISQSTLSQQIKQLEDELQIPLFNRIGKRITLTEAGELFSGFALQSISKANEGLALLKDLNNLNTGKIAIGVTYALRDILTQGVIEFANQYPEIEFKIVFGTSKELLEKLNHFELDVILTFEEIITENHFNYQILFTSPMTLVTSTASNLKNKKSISLKEISKLSLALPSKGYSTTQFISEAFDKNNLHPKVTIEINDIPTLLELVKSANWYTILTQTTIKNEKGISCIPIEGKNMTRNAMIISIKEVYEKKAVKVFLSILKSLV
- a CDS encoding glycoside hydrolase family 3 C-terminal domain-containing protein; translated protein: MKHTFIKTARVTLLTALVLSNLSWNTPKDETNPPVLTVKGFKFFDLNRNGKLDIWEDTRLSNDQRIDAIIKQMTNAEKVELLIGTGMPGIEVLTGPVGDSKQGLVPGAAGGTAAFERFGIPATVVADGPAGLRIASTRENDTKTYYATAFPVGTALASTWNKALLEEVGKAMGNEVKEYGVDVLLAPALNIHRNPLNGRNFEYYSEDPLISGKTAAAIVNGIQSQGVGTSIKHFAVNNEETNRLTINAHVSERAIREIYLKGFEITVKESQPWTVMSSYNKLNGEYTSDRKDLLTEVLRNEWGFKGIVMTDWLGGFPGFESISKGSNSDVVKQMIAGNDLLMPGIPVQKKALLEALNSGKLSQEVANTNAKRILEYIFRTPTFAKYKYSDKPNLAKNAEVTRNAAAEGMVLLKNTNNALPFADKQKEVAVFGVTSYAWITGGTGSGSVNNKHTVSLLEGLTAAGYKLDKELVDLYKPHAEKEVIAEKERRKARGILALPERLPEMKMDDAFMAKKAASCEIAFVTLGRNSGEGGDRVVDNDFNMANEEIEMLDKISKAFHAKGKKVVVILNIGGVIETASWKDKVDAILLAWQPGQEGGHSVADVVSGKINPSGKLTMTFPAKYSDTPSAKNFPGLPAENPKEVTYEEGVYVGYRYFNTFNIKPSYEFGFGSSYTTFDYTNVKLSSPTFKDKLTVSVTVKNTGKVAGKEVVQVYLSAPSKSIDKPKEELKAFGKTKELKPGESQTLQLTLSPKDLASFLESKSAWIAEAGTYKVFVGASSLDIKKSVEFSVAKEITVEKVKKSFELDSKFTELKP